ATATCACTGATAATATTATAATTCAcctatatgtatatttttatatttagttcaaatttcccatgttttataaatagtaaGATATAAAGGGAcgataattgtatttttaaaaggaagttatgatactttttttggtttagaaatatttattccagaaattttttggttaaaatgtgtttaaaacAACTGTTAGCCTTATTACTGATTCAAAGGGGCTTTATGGTATTAGATTGAAATACAATTGCACCATATGATACATATGTATGCTAATATAGTGAAGTCACAGGCCagttatgataataaaaaataatatatataaagtattcaACTACATAGAAGTCTGGGGACCTGCTTCGAGATGAACAGGGTGACCAGATTATACACTATTGACCATTGTGTCATATGTCTACAGAAAATAGAGATAAGCGATTGGTTATGCGAGAATTCGTGCAAGCACAAGTTTCACGATGACTGTATTCAGCGATGGCTGACATACAACAGATCAATTCATGCGCGTAGCTACGTTTACGTCAAAACGCCCGGGCGTACACTTGAATTGggtaaaaaacatattttcatctaaaaaaaatgaaagaattggGTAACAGTAAATCAATCTTCTAAGTCTTTCTTCAATGGCTTGTAATTGCAATACAAGTGACGAAAATTAGTAtcatattatatgtttgttcaTTTTCTGTCAAAGTCTAAATCTACAGTGAATTCTATAAAATCactttccttatttttttttttaaagaattcatTATGTGCTTAGATTCGATATGTGGTTTGCATTTTTTGTCGAGCTATTGACATTTATGTCGAAAGCGAGACATTTCGGTCCTAAATTTCGGCGGCGGTgtcaataatataaatgtatgtacatgtacctgttgGTTCATTACGTGGTACGTGGTTAAAGTTTGAAGATACCAATAACTTTAAATGTCAAACCTTCGTAAATTTTTACGGTAGCTGAACAAAAACTGTTTATGGTCAAACGAGTATTGAgagaaaaatgaagaaattatatatgatgagttctgtcttttatgaataaaaggaatttCTTTTTGCATCAGTTTACAATCTTGGGTTAAAATTTGttacaaatcaattatttttttaaaccttcgtcgaatttaatttaactttcttgaagtttttttttcatggttaattTCTGTCTTATCTGTGCACAATTTCAATCAGACTGGCCTGGTcaccttttaaaaatatattgcacAGGGAGTCAAGTTTTCAAATACTTTCTTTCATTGAAATATGATATTACGACTTCGGCTGAGAGGGCATGGTATATATTGTCtattacatatatgtataacattttgtatacaaatacaatattctttttgaagacaaaaccagttaaatatatttaacaatgtCACCGTGATATATGAGGGTCTGGATTGGGGGCAATAGGAagtttgggggggggggcatcATTTCTATATTTCTTTGTTCTGTCATTCTTTTGGTCATTTTTCATctattcaaaaagaaatatgcTTATTATTTCAGTTATGTTTCccttttgaatttgccattgtACTACACAAATAAAACCATGTATCAATTTTGATCAATATCTGATTGAAACCTAACAccgaaaaatatatatatttcgatTTATTTGTGATAAATTGGATATAATGGATAACAATCAAATAGATCAGCTGACATTAGTTATGTCGTCCTGACGGATGTCGgttgacatattgttattgtacgaTTCTTTTTTCATTCAGGCCCCTCCTCGAGGTTCGGGCGTACACGTAAATAGCCCTAGCTACGCCACTGATCATGTCCGCTATGTCGGGCACTTTGGATAAATTCCACAAGATTTAATGGGCGTTGAGAAACCCCTATTTTGGTCCCATCcgacatattttttaactatCTTGCGTTAATTCTACAGAAAATATGATGGACCATGGTCATGTGTTTTTGTATAATGTctagttgtttttttcaatgtggTGTATCAAATAGAATAATAAcagattaattgattgattctTCATTGCATGTATATTCATAGTGtcctgtggcaaatatttcatgcatgaaCAGGacgaaaacaaataaacaataaatattatcagattattacatggcatttttcatatcgcatgtattattagccctaggttcaatatcagcccaagagccgcatggcagcagataatatgatatatatactgAAAAAGATGCCTCCCGGGATGAGGACGTGAAAAATAAGACtgcaaatcaaattatttaattatgagGCTGTATAAGAAAAGGACAATAATAATGATTTGCAACAgactacatacatgacatacgCAACCCTCAAACAGTTGTAGCAAAAACtcttcttaacgtgcaaagagtgAGACGCTCCCTTAACACCAGGCATTAGACTGGCAGTGGCTGCTCACTTGTACATCCCGTtctagaatcatattcaaaacagtttggtcctggccattgattgacgacctaaattatcccattgactgggacagattaggtgaacatttgtctgtaacgaccattgatcacttcttacttattatagaatttaaactgtggggtcaccaaaggttcttaacgcctttaataatagaTTAATTCGAAAAATtcttcaggaataacctttatgttttgatttatattattgatataaatcaacacatcgtattattccgtaTTCGTTtatcgaattgctttatttaggtgttgagaacctttggtgatcCCACatattcagtgtctttaacaagtacatagtgagcaatGATTGTAACCGACAAACGTTAACCTAATCTTaacagtcaatgggataatttaggtcgccaatcaatggccaggaccacactgttttgaatatgattctatttgggttttttttaaattttctgttttgcGATTTCAATGCATAAACCTAGATTTTTCGAGCGAGGTTAGGTATTCGCCAATGAATGTAAGCTTGTACTACACATTTGTTGATTTCtacctgtatatatatatatacgattcGTGTagaaatattttcacaaaatttaagaGATCGCAAAATCAGTAAAAACCACTAATTAACGCTTTAAAATTATCTCtttcattatattttcaaaacatctgGCGGAATAAGTTATTTATGATAagtaatttgaaatttgaaatcattGAGCAAAACgtttatattgatttatttcagtTCTTTCTTTACACTTGATTATCCTCTCGACCTGATTGATTGATCGTGGTTTGCATCCCGTCAGGTGGCAAttattacatttaatattttcaggacaagaacaaattttacaatacattCAATTGAAAGGTTCTGAAAGGGAGGGCTAAAGGCGTAACATTTTTACTTTTCGGAACAGAGAGCATGAGATTCTCTGTAAAAGATACATCGAATTCTACCTTCGTAATGTAATTATCCCTAAACATGGCTGTGAATTTATACATCGTGCATAGCCACTCAGACACCCAAATTTGACACGATTTTATACTGCCTCATGGGGTTTTAAAAATGTACTGCTTTTACATTTATGACAATTGATTATCGTAGGGGCTAAATTGCCATAACATAGTTGTCACTATACTCTAAATATCAGCATcagtttatttatcaatcagTATACATATCCCTATTACCTGCATTAAACCAGCGTTCCCCATTCCATGAAAATGTAACCTTCACTTTGATATGTTCtaagtattttattttgcagCCGCAATTTTGACAAGTTGTTTGTGAATTGCAGTCAATGAAGATGTTATCGCTACGGAAACGACCTGTAATTGTACTAGAGATAGAAAGAGAAATAAGACTTAATAAAGTAAGTTAAAGGCTATGAAAATATCCGGTAGGTTAATATACAAGAGGTTAATGCTATACAAAAAAGGAATTAAATACATGAAACCTTTGGAAGAGTATGTACTTATAACATGTATCAAAAATTGCACTAGAATCTATAACTACTCGAAAGAAAAGTTATTTATACGATTTGAAACTTCCAGAACTGTTACAGTACTAAAATTAGCAATGAATTAAAGTAAATACAACTCTTTGGAAAATCCAAAAGTGTACTAGGATAGACAATAAATGGCTACCAAAATGTTTTGGAAATGTAATACATCATGTATTAAAAGTACCTGAAAAAAGGGCAAGATGACACAAGTACGGATCcaacatgtggaacaggatcggCTTACATTTTCGGAGAACCAGATATCACACCAGTTGTTgtttgggttcgtgttgcttagtcttatgttgtgttttttgtacTATTGCTTATCTGTTCGTCTTTGTCTTTTTTAGCCACATGGCGTTGTAAGTTTtcttttcgacttatgagtttgaatgtccctaaGAATAACtaataaatttcaaatcagattttaactttttaagatAATTCCGCCGAGTGCATGTGATGACTATACAAATGTTGACCTACTATGAAGGAATTTAATTAGctatatttcagaaaataaaagagATACATAAATTATGCTTTCGTTTTGCAGTTAAAGTGCAACAAGCCAGCaaattttatgcaaattttaacCAAGTTTTGGGACATTTCTTATGTATTGTATTACTAACTTGACCATATAGTATGTGTATCAATTAGTGTCGTTTTCATGGTCAATTAACTTACACTTTAGACCTTTTTCTTTGGCTGCAGCTTAACTGCTTAGGAAGGAGCATCCATTGTTCTGCTAACGACACCATTTTGTACGCATCTATCAACCCAAATCCTAATCTTGGGTGAgctgaaaataaatgttttgggATGGAAAGCAACTTTTCATCGAATAAATGGAATTCAGATTTTTAAAGAATGaacaaaaattaatcaaaaacaattttttttttttatattttgaagattttgtCATAAATACTGCTATGATATTAAGTTTTTTAGGTGAAGtattgtaagttttcattgatttaattttaaaaattgatatacaTTTAAGGTACAACTTTTGTTCTTTTCTTACCAGTATTAGAACATAATCGGTTTCCCATAAGAAATGATTAATGCATACTTAAAAATCCTGCGCCATTCCTTTGCCATTCGACTAACGTGCCTTTCAGATTAGTATTTGATGTACATACTATAAGATGTTGAATATCACGCCACGATAAATCAGGCCTACAATGgaagacaaaatatttaatgttttcacataatgataaaattgacaGGGGAAAACTGGcgacataaaaatatttctatgtcGAACAGAACACTGAAatgttttcaagttttgcaagaacgtctgttcgtccgttcgtcccacttcaggttaaagtttttggtcaaggtagtttctGATTAAGTTAAAGTCTAATCCACTTGCAACTTAGTACACATCTTCCCTATTGGTTGATCTTTTTACATTTAaggccaaattagatttttacccaatttcacggtccatggaacatgttaaatgataatgcaagtggggcatctgtgtactttggacacattcttgttttgctAGAGTCAGAACAGCCAGGGCTACTGCGTCTCCTTTCTTAAACTAAACCTGTTTAACTTATAgtgattttttcttcatttctacaaaatgttgtcaatatttgattataaggccaaaaatactaaattacaaaatattttcataaaattatttacctAGCTTCTAAGACAAGGGCTATAACTCCGCTGACTGTAGGAGCAGCAATTGATGTACCGGAATCCATCTTACTACACTCTGATATTGGGTTTAGTAAATTCTGAAGGAAAtatataaactacatgtaaatgtCCTGTCATTGAAAATTATTATGAACACCATTTAAACTATAAGTAAGAAACGAAGATAACTGCGGAATCTGATTTTGATACTTTGAAAATCTTAGaaatatgaaagaaatattctttattgaaaagcactttacgcccatatggaccaatggcttgaaacattatacataatatacagtttacataaaacaatgaaaataaacaatggagacactttgaactataatttgtcttctttttttttaaatcaatatataagaGATTCAAATTATATCAAGGACTCCCTGCCCTCAGTCTTAGtgacttttttaaaaaggaGCCTAATTTGCAAGTGTCCTGTTGaggatatgttttaatttatctatatcatttaagttattatatttattttcatttaaaaattcttttcttaattgttcatttattttacatttaaaaaagaaatgaaactcATCATCTAGTACATCACAATGTGTACATAGTCTTAAATCTCTGGGAATATTCCTGTATCTTCCAGTTTCTATTAATAAGCAGTGGTCACTTATTcgaaatttagaaattagttgtctatattcaaagttttgagaAAGTAGGTATGGTTCAAAGTTAtagcttttctttatttttttaaaaagttggagTTTGCTATTCTCttgtaaatttaatattttatcattatataaattttcataggagttttctagattttgtttgaatattagcctattatttttatctttattttggtTAACAATTTCTAAATCATTTTGACTTCTGACATGATTTACATAGGAGTACCAAGAATAAATACCTGCATTATGTAAAGTTTTTGCCAAATTTAGTGTCTCTTTTAGTAAGGGACTAGTTTCTTCCCTTAATAGTCTATCATGAAAAAGAAgagtttgtctttttataaagCAATCAAGGTAGCTGCCTAATTCAGATCGAGCAGCTATATTGCAAGAGCATTTTTTTACTCCTAAAGTTAACTTATTAAATTTATTGAGTACTTTATCAGGTGGActtttgtcaatgaaattaagAGTAtctacttttttgttatttttatctcCTTTAATTGAAGCTTTATAAAAGGATGAGTATGCATCCATATACCATATTTCACTGTTATAAGTTAATATTGGTCTGACGAGTGAGTTAAATAAATGGTTTGACAAATTTACAGGAGTCAGATGAATCGAAttacaatatgtttttataGAATACATTACTTTCATAGATATGAACGCAGACAACGATTTTCCccaaaataatttaacttgtTGTCAGACctctgatgaaaaaaaattaacttgttGTCAGACctctgatgaaaaaaaatttgttcatGAACATGCTGTTATTCCAAATAACAACAGCAGACAAATCTATGACTTAGCTTTATTCGACCACAGGATAAACTGaggtaaataaaaatagttgCATGGAATTCTTCAATCCTTACAAAAGAAGGTCGTCAATTAAGATGTGGAGGAATGTATAAATACACGGCAGAGTCCGGTTAAACATTTTTGCCCATTATGCAACATACCATTGAAATTCCTAATCAAAGTAGCAATTTAAATTTTCCGCCATTCATTTCAGTCGACCCACtttgcaaagttttttttagttcaaAGTTTATTTGTGGTAGCCCTTAGTGTTGCTTTCATATTTTCCGCACAATGTACCATGTGTGCAATAGATCAATTAATTTATAGAAGAATCAGAAGTTTACCAAAGTCAAATCTaacaattccaaaaaaataataaaaacaagaatgtgtccccagtacacgaaattggggtaaaaactctaattaggcattaaaatttgaaaggtcaaagattggacttcaacttcatcaaaaactaccttgaccaaaaactttaacctgaagcgggacagacggacggacgaacggacgcacagaccagaaaacataatgcccctctactatcgtaggtggggcatacaaaataggtaaaaataaacaCTAAATCGCTTGAACTTCAAATGAAGGAGACCGGATTAGTCGACTCTGTTTGAAttctaaatttatattttcatttttttttattgatttgattAGTCGACTGTGTGAGCGTCTCCTGCAGCTACACATACATGAACCAGCCCGTCATGCAAATATACATGTCTTTGTACGCAtgctcttttgttttacatatttatgttttcattatttacCACTTTTAAATTGTCGTCACCGCCGTATGCTGCTACCATGATTGACGATCCGACTGGAGCGTATGATGGCGGTTCCCTTCTGGCGTTGACAGCCGACACGATTATAACATATATGCTATTTCTGAGAGAAAACGTATTTGTATTGAAGCTTGGACCATCATTACCTGCTGACATGACGTAGATACTTCCTTTGCCTTTACGGCCCTATAATGAGGAGTAAAATTAGAATATTACACAATATATGTGTTTAGTAGTCTGAACTGCAATCTTAAAATTTTGGGAGTTGCAGGGCGCATCACAGAAGTTGAAACATATAATCATCAATATACATGTTAGCGAATGTCATGCACTCTGTTTGAAttcttaattttcattttcctttttttatatttatattacgTTTTTTTATACCTTCATCTATTTTAAGCTTAAAAAAGACTACGTATACATACatgttattgtaaaatattcaatagaAAAAGTAATTCAATTGTCaagaaacattttataaaagatatttataagaagatttggtgtgagtgccaatcaGACGACATTCtattcaaaagagggacgaaagataccaaagggagagtcaaagtcataaatctaaaacaaactgacaacgccatggctaaaaatgaaaaagacaaacaaacgatagaacacatgacacaacatagaaaactaaaaaatacacaacacgagccccaccaaaaactaggggtgatctcaggtgctcaagTCACATTTAGTGAAAGAAAAACACccactataggtcaacgtacggtcGATTACACAGAGCTTTGAATCACACCGAGCAGTACGATATAAAGAgcccccaaaatgactagtttgaaaccatttaaacgggaaaaccaacggtctaatatataaaaaagaaaaggagaaacgagaaacaattATGAACCACACCACAAACGACTACTACTGAACATCATGAAAAgtcatttttatcttaaaagaTTACGAAAAACAGTACAGATTTTTTAATGTTACATTGGATAAATTAAAACCGATGCTGGTTTTGACTCAACGTTAATCATTTTACGAAAATTAGATGTAATAATATCCACGACATAAGCATACTTGCCTTAGTACCGCCTTCCGACATTGCAAATTCGCATACAGGAACGTGCATGAATTTAGCTGTAAATTTCTTTGGACCCCATGATCCATTGTAAATGTCAACTTTACCCAGTCGATGTGTGTGTGCTGATGCGCAGTCCGAATCTGTCGCCTTTCTACCGATTGATATTGCTGGAATGATAAAAGTTGCAGTTTAGTGGTAAAGTAGATGTAATTAAGATTTAATCCTCATTTCTCAGCAACATCTAGAGATAGCTTTAATAcaaggtttaaaaaaatttcatggTCCATCTTTTTAAAgtgggacgaaaaataccagaaaGACATTCAAACACTATAGATagtaaataaactgacaacgccatggcgaTTTCAGGTGTTCCGTAAGGGTAAGCAATTGCTGATCCACATGTAGCACCCGTCGTTTTTGGTTACATACTTCTTTTGTCATAAACCAAacctttagttttttttgttaagattgtttcacattttgtcatatGATGATCTTTTTATAGTTTACTATACAGTATTTctagttttgatttttgataatGACCGCATGTCAGATGACATACAGAGTATAGTTGCAAACATCCGAGTCATTTGGACACAGTTGGACCATTGTAATTCATATTACCCCAGATAGCAATACTTTGTTGGTCCAACATTGGTGATTAGTTGGCACAGTTGGTAAACAGTTGGCGTTGGCGGGACAACAAGAGACCAGCGTTGGCCCAACAACACTCAGCCAACAGTTATTTTGACACTGTTGGCTCCTCGTTGGCCCAACAACTTGGCACCAACTGTCATTTTTGTATGGTTGGCCAAATATTGGCCGAACATTTTCTTACCAACTGTTATTTAAGTAGTTGGTCCAATGATATTCGACTTATGTCGTCCATTGGTTCAGTGTAAGATCTTCTGAcactgaaccaattttaaagaaactttatTTGAATGCTCATTCTTAGGATATATTTCATGACAATATAGAAATATAAGCCAACATTGTGCCAACAATATGCCAACGTATTAAGTACTTATCTCCCCGTTTTATACcacagagttttttttataaatattattccaAAGTGCAAACAAAAAGATGTGCACCTCATTCTCTTTAtctaatattttcaaatctgtGTAGTCTTCTAAATGTATTTATCttaatgtttgaatatttttttgcacaaacaaaaaatatttaaaaccagcccaaaaaataaataaaatttgactatagtttaatttgaaaattttttttttatttctttttattattagacACGACAGCAATTActcataaaaatattcataggAGAAATGTTTCTCgctctataaataaaaaatgtcattttcaaaGAACTGTATTTGTTACTTACTAGTAAACTATGTCAGCATCCTATTTGCTATAAAAAGTGGACAGAAGTTTTTGAGATTGAAGAGAATGATCTTTGTAAAGTATGGAAAAACGTTAATTTCTATTGGAAACCATCTATATTAATTGATCTAGATTTCAAAATAGCACATTATTGTATTTTCACAAATTCTAAACTTATGACTATGAAACTTATAAATTACAATGTATGTGATGTATGTGAAAAGGAAGTAGAAAATATCACTCGTTTATTTCTATTATGTTCTGAATTAGTAGAATTTCATCTGTTTATGCAACAGAAGTTGtcagttttatttgataatgttgattttgacaaaattgataatttagtgTATGAAGAGGTatttatgtttggtttatttgtaTCTATCAAAGGCGTAAATGTaagttttgtcaatttcatgttatCTGTAGCGACTTATTGTATCTTCAGAAGAAGGAATttacttaaaaatttaaacagtaaTGTTGATCTTATTAGACTATTTAAATACActgtaaaacattatataacttACCTGTATGAATATTTGTGTGATGCAAAATGTATGAGAAATGTTTTTGAGAAAcactttttaaagaataatattcTGGTACAAGAAATTAAACCGAAGGTGTCATAacatttaatttctaattattgtGCTGATTATATATGTGATTATCCTTAAAACATTGCTTTGTGATATTTTtgtgtaatatgtaatatatctgttgtatatatatgttgaagaattgaataaagataaaaaaaaaaaaaaagtggattTACTCACTCTCTAAGTGACAGATGATTGTATATTATctataaacattacagtatagaCTATAATATACTGATTACaaagaacaaataataatacatcgccttttttatattattaattacCATTATCGCTATTTCAGGAAAtttccctttgatcttactgactGATAATTTTCATTCTCAGCACAGTAAAGTGATATGGACAATTATCGCTGTAACTAAGGCGCACATGTCGTggtcaatgaaattaaaaacgTCGTCCTATATAAAATAGTGATTAAAAGATTTTCCTTGATCACCTCCACTAGGTTACTTTTCTATTCCACGTTCCGGCTCatgcgagaaaatcaatctcgttgagatgaccaacgacaatatatattaagtattgtgtttCGTCATCTATGTGTCCAACTTCATACCACATTGTTCAACGATATCAATTTTATTGACTTTACTTTTAATACTAGAGATATGCTATTCGCCTGTTATAACTTTAGACGTAAGGAGTATTAGAATTGCATGAAGTGAATCATAAGAAAACACAAGAACAAACCTATAAAAACATACCCACATAtgttcatagatataggaagatgtggtgtgagtgccaatgagacaactctccatccaaataacaatttaaaaattaaaccaatacATGTTTAGCAGTTATGGTCagtatttcttaaatattagGAGCCACTTcagataaaattatgttttttcccttcaaatatatttatttcttaattaatctATAATTGATCTCAATTTGTAATGCATAATAATTTAGACACAATTTTAAATCGTAGACAGTTTGATATAGTCAGATGACGAATGTTTAAGTGTAATTTGTTATTGTGCAttcttctatttcatttttaattatttcaatacatTCGTACCGATTCCCGTAGCACCAGGTGCGACGCCAACGAGACAAAAATCATTTCCCCCTTGTGCTATCGCCACACCTGCCACATATGTGCCATGCCTGtaattataacaatttaaattataatattatatacacGTACACAACGTTACCCTAAACATAAAACacacatttatataaatcatattcTATATGTGTAATTATAGCACTGCCAAAAGCTATACGGTATATTATGTAATAACAATGTCCGCGCATTTTCTATTATCAGAACTATAAAAAGTATAGTACACTCGAATTCTTGATATTCTTGTAGAACGAACCAATGAATGATCGATTGCTGAACATGCAAAACTGTTCAATAATTCTTTGGTAAACCGCATAACTGATGTGGGGTGTCTTTAGAAGCACAAATCAACAATCCGTACTTCTGTAGGTTATATACCGAATattcggctataaaaggcccagacaagcataatttgaaaatgttcaaTTGAGACAACTAACGGACTAATTAACAAAAACGACTGGTTCTAAACtgatactacatgtacaaacaCTTTGGAAAATGAGTTGGTAACTGTGTGGAGAGACACctgttttttctcattgttggcCATAAAATTGCATATAATTGTTCAATCCACTTCATTAGAGCTTTGTTGGATGATCATTGGGAATCAGACATGTGTACCACATCTTATATTAGAAAAATACTTACACATGAGGTGAAGGTGAGGTTGGGTATGGTGAGTTATTACTGTAATCCCAGTTAATAGTATTGTCTTGAACCTAGGTAATAGAATATATGAAAACATAGGATGTTAATGACGTTTCAAGTTCTACATATTAAACTGCATACAGCAGGACCAACTATATCAATTTATTAtatgggccctttatagcttgttgttcggtgtgagccaagactccgtgttgaaggc
The genomic region above belongs to Mytilus trossulus isolate FHL-02 chromosome 7, PNRI_Mtr1.1.1.hap1, whole genome shotgun sequence and contains:
- the LOC134726178 gene encoding furin-like protease kpc-1 is translated as MTSDKIRIALFPGATLSDLMEILQKHIHFIFLREVNIGPYLYYLLKVNIETRDLIYVYNQWFDEDLVSLRQEPKVTAVEVEVEYLMDDNLYDSEVQQLWNLNGSITPSQNIPITWESKLYTGKDQTIAFVELEYMQINHRDLVNQVVQDNTINWDYSNNSPYPTSPSPHVHGTYVAGVAIAQGGNDFCLVGVAPGATGIAISIGRKATDSDCASAHTHRLGKVDIYNGSWGPKKFTAKFMHVPVCEFAMSEGGTKGRKGKGSIYVMSAGNDGPSFNTNTFSLRNSIYVIIVSAVNARREPPSYAPVGSSIMVAAYGGDDNLKVNLLNPISECSKMDSGTSIAAPTVSGVIALVLEARPDLSWRDIQHLIVCTSNTNLKGTLVEWQRNGAGFLTYRGQVELYLISPRGTKSYILTNRPADRLQSETFTWEFKSVQSWGENPCGTFLLSFGTRTKDVTVKLESWHLTLYGTMEPPPSLQACSAAKQRF